A single Pseudoalteromonas rubra DNA region contains:
- a CDS encoding FG-GAP-like repeat-containing protein: MFKYKGTLALMLGAFSVSGQASPVTPSSDVWGDSNGHLYYQQPVKQVTTADDAPVSIRVHNAMPYVRVVETANGYKLEYLSKQDFTALRNDLDVVGKRLRSDFDGDGQPDILMQSDLGHELLISNGQVRPYRIGIDLRDIGTRMQVRDVNYDFRSDFVNPSAELVHYAQATGLSSAINTNDYVGSLPAESNVSPSGEFTYSIPITTGESTGGLKPSVSLSYASNPNNGHVGVGFAIGGLSAITRCEQNMETDGKAGAVNFDSNDRFCLDGQRLIVKSGQTYGANNTEYRTRQNSGQKIIAHTSSTSTGPYAFTVTDVKGNKYTYGKYSSTSDALINSKQGKAFAWALKRVQDASGNYYTYHYTKVSGSLEYYPTAVKYSGYGTGGTRNEIRFTWEDRVDKNKVSYLKGNKVSLTKRLKQIDSYYSGNLLRKYKLTYRYIGTGVTQSALQKVQACSSDNSCLSPTVFNWKTRGSIRLGSDIGRDYSRNSRYKAHQFMDFNGDGLTDIAYVRNDRGSSSDHLYMIPNTGSGFGDERRFHDIATKTFRKTWKVIDYDKDGKDDILYMKGSSQYWQLMRHTSAMNFTFTQLTGISKPSSDDNTRFLDIDADGYPELLHFVGNKLSYQKGIKTGLASGAAKALKFNLSAPSGSTATMMSYDKEDNTFQAMDFNGDGRADFLAKVRVSTYYDDIHPPCERPPFCEDPRGIEPTPMAVKVNHVGASSSLADRFGGQVERIGGGTVTQRSESAPITPVNLSQLNPVNMVGGPAASALLQAEQQAAQVQSLSRTSGPITTQGYRNSYYWKILVSTGNDTFAELYSLGSTSSYKDIQAVELNGDGLADILYRNSNNDWYARINTGTGFASGIKLFNYDKPSLKVFDINGDGIPEVYREDHGDHFYFYNGTGFTYRKLTSHGSNYDFTTFMDVTGDGAADKLVFQGRMGLYQNSDAPTNLISSVRDGFGAYTTVSYSTLNNRNIYTPHSDARTKSWGNGRVTDMKSGARVVSALIKNDDTIKYKYHGAKAQVGRGMLGFRQIEVESVNGGTKIVTTYRQDGDYRGSPERVQTYVRYGSDTSSGGGSGGGSGGGSGGGGGGPIDPCEVFPETCNCRWEADRACELPRVAPIETFSAAEGFNGALASPVRSNSAQFATMSTASVNTSIWRLKSDMTSSYGRKQETSFVTANSTKPYLVYPSKTITKRYNTDVSSLTLISTKTKTVSSVDSFGNPVKHSSVIDTKNGYAKTEKTNTYGYSYYGGRVTKTVETKRYLNRLNGTNKGNYQNTHTSTFAYDSKGRLIKTTADNGVAKSYTLNSYGLITKETVSKSGLPTKTLETYYDSTYRLVTGEKNSLGHRSTIGYDSLGRKSYTQTANGQRTYYTYNKLGRLTGEVSTPADNTSKTGTKALSTSQSKYWCTSGCISGAAYYEESVSESDPTSRTYYDKYGRVLRESTLSRSGTYTHVDSIYDTKGRKYKESMPYFHGGTPLWNVYKYDKQNRVVQVTKADGSIWKTEYNGESVTTVNPSNHKHTQLKNTMGLLVKVTDANSKSAYYEYDEKGKTRLLTGPKGNKIQVSYDKYGNKTRVIDPDKGTVNYSYNAYHQLTRESDSNGNVITYQYDVLGRSKEVQRKRGSKLEHHAVNTYDSGAYAKGMIAVTTDKVTGFTERFYYDSFGRTREKHTVIDGSTYKEIWAFNNAGQLYKETDASGKSVTYHYNAHKHLSSLKDLQTNSTVWQASAADAFGNITTEKLGSRITRTKVFDQKTGLLTSLKSTGSGTLQNWAYNWSNLGNLTYRQDHTIGKKETFGYDSLNRVTSSAISGGPSTTISYNELGNITYKTGVGHYHYQSSRPHAVTKVTGDRANTYQYDAAGNMVKDNARELVYNTFHKPVYIKKDSYWMEFAYSGSGKRYKRTEFGGEKGLLLPILNGDISTFIPIAQETRYVGNVEFVRYGGQSTWVSKRYIAGKVLITTVNNQATTRFMLDDHLGSTHVIADASGKKEQVMSFDVFGARRNATTWARDFSDQNKFTSKLTLRGYTGHEQMDEVGLVHMGGRIYDPILGRFLQADPMVQAPNNIQNLNRYSYVMNNPLNKTDPSGYIFATIAIWALNAAISQGIITGVTATVLSGLLTAYSYYGYAKLAVGIIQAANQGGTALANFAGGWAKGFAKGQAVTCMLNMAAGGGCVDGLETKQQGNSQTDGNTAQQQQTRSRNSSDEQPVKYNRGGKERFSDDVIKKINTDIKNAAKNLKSYRESAESYSVDDAVGDFAFEIDTIAEKYNIEIGAMITESNGKAVIGELQTQFESESVGLSVVSGAVADVHSHGSSFYRLLSPSDIQQTTRNTYMTASGRMMAKFDYDGFKAAEKVTPGITEKGFLYGHDYTDWVKNGDQYVGDDYEWLNK, from the coding sequence ATGTTTAAGTACAAAGGAACCCTGGCCCTGATGCTGGGGGCTTTTAGTGTGTCGGGACAGGCCAGCCCGGTCACCCCCAGCAGCGATGTCTGGGGAGACAGTAACGGCCACCTCTATTATCAGCAGCCTGTTAAACAGGTTACCACGGCGGATGACGCCCCGGTCAGTATTCGTGTCCATAACGCCATGCCCTATGTGCGCGTGGTCGAAACGGCAAACGGATACAAACTGGAGTATCTGTCAAAGCAAGACTTTACGGCACTGCGCAACGACCTGGACGTGGTCGGTAAGCGTCTGCGAAGTGATTTTGACGGAGATGGTCAGCCTGACATTCTGATGCAGTCCGATCTTGGACATGAATTGCTCATTTCAAATGGCCAGGTACGCCCTTACCGTATCGGCATTGACCTGCGAGACATCGGTACGCGGATGCAGGTACGCGATGTAAACTATGATTTTCGTAGTGACTTTGTGAACCCATCTGCCGAGCTGGTGCATTATGCTCAGGCGACGGGTCTGAGTTCGGCCATCAACACCAATGATTATGTGGGTTCACTGCCGGCAGAGAGTAACGTATCACCCAGTGGTGAGTTTACTTATTCCATTCCCATCACTACGGGTGAATCAACGGGTGGACTGAAGCCGTCTGTGTCGCTCAGTTATGCGTCTAACCCCAACAATGGTCATGTGGGTGTGGGATTTGCCATTGGCGGGCTCAGTGCCATTACCCGCTGTGAGCAGAATATGGAAACCGACGGCAAGGCCGGTGCGGTTAACTTTGATAGCAATGACCGCTTTTGTCTGGACGGTCAGCGCCTGATTGTGAAATCCGGTCAGACTTATGGCGCCAACAACACGGAATACCGTACGCGTCAGAACAGTGGCCAGAAAATCATTGCCCATACTTCCAGCACCAGCACAGGCCCGTATGCCTTTACAGTAACGGATGTGAAAGGCAATAAATATACCTATGGTAAATACAGCAGCACCTCGGATGCGTTGATTAACTCAAAGCAGGGCAAGGCATTTGCCTGGGCACTGAAGCGTGTTCAGGATGCTTCGGGTAACTACTACACCTACCACTATACCAAGGTCAGCGGCAGTCTGGAGTATTACCCGACGGCAGTGAAGTATTCAGGCTATGGTACAGGCGGCACCCGCAATGAAATCCGCTTTACCTGGGAAGACCGTGTTGATAAGAACAAAGTCTCCTATCTGAAAGGGAACAAGGTTAGCCTGACTAAACGCCTGAAGCAAATCGACTCCTATTACTCAGGGAACCTGCTGCGTAAGTATAAGCTGACGTACCGCTACATCGGCACCGGCGTTACACAAAGTGCGCTGCAAAAAGTGCAGGCCTGCTCGTCGGACAACAGCTGTTTGTCACCCACTGTGTTTAACTGGAAAACACGGGGTAGCATTCGCCTGGGCTCAGACATTGGTCGTGACTACTCCAGAAACAGTCGCTATAAAGCGCACCAGTTTATGGATTTCAACGGGGATGGCCTGACCGATATCGCTTATGTGCGTAATGACCGGGGCAGCTCGTCAGATCATTTATACATGATCCCGAATACGGGCAGTGGCTTTGGCGATGAGCGTCGTTTTCATGATATTGCTACGAAAACCTTCCGTAAAACCTGGAAAGTCATTGACTATGATAAGGATGGCAAAGACGACATCCTGTATATGAAGGGCAGCAGCCAGTACTGGCAACTGATGCGCCATACGTCAGCGATGAACTTCACGTTTACGCAGCTGACGGGGATCAGTAAGCCGAGCTCGGATGACAACACGCGCTTTTTAGACATAGACGCAGATGGTTACCCGGAGCTGTTACATTTTGTGGGCAACAAGCTGTCTTATCAGAAAGGCATTAAAACGGGTCTGGCCAGTGGTGCAGCAAAAGCGCTGAAGTTTAACCTGTCGGCACCGAGTGGCTCAACGGCGACTATGATGTCGTACGATAAAGAAGACAACACCTTCCAGGCGATGGACTTTAATGGGGATGGTCGTGCTGATTTCCTCGCTAAAGTGCGAGTGAGTACTTATTATGACGATATTCATCCCCCCTGTGAAAGACCGCCTTTCTGTGAAGATCCCAGAGGGATTGAACCCACTCCAATGGCGGTTAAGGTTAACCATGTCGGGGCCTCTTCAAGCCTGGCAGATCGATTTGGTGGTCAGGTGGAGCGCATCGGTGGTGGTACGGTCACACAGCGTAGTGAATCAGCACCCATTACTCCGGTTAATCTGAGTCAGCTGAATCCGGTGAATATGGTGGGTGGCCCGGCAGCCAGTGCGTTATTACAGGCGGAGCAGCAGGCGGCGCAGGTACAGTCACTGAGCCGGACATCTGGCCCTATTACCACTCAGGGCTATCGTAACAGTTACTACTGGAAAATCCTGGTTTCAACGGGTAATGACACCTTTGCAGAGCTTTATTCTTTAGGCAGTACCAGTTCGTATAAAGACATTCAGGCGGTTGAACTGAATGGCGATGGTCTGGCAGATATTCTGTACCGCAACAGTAATAATGACTGGTATGCCCGGATCAACACAGGCACAGGGTTTGCCAGCGGAATTAAGTTATTTAACTATGACAAGCCGAGCCTGAAGGTGTTTGATATCAATGGTGATGGGATCCCAGAGGTATACCGGGAAGACCATGGAGACCATTTCTACTTCTACAATGGCACAGGATTCACGTATCGTAAACTGACCTCGCATGGCTCTAACTATGACTTTACGACCTTTATGGATGTCACTGGTGACGGTGCTGCAGACAAGCTGGTATTTCAGGGGCGCATGGGTCTTTATCAGAACTCGGATGCACCGACCAATCTGATTTCGTCGGTACGAGACGGCTTTGGTGCGTATACGACGGTGTCGTATTCGACGCTGAACAACCGTAATATCTATACGCCACACAGCGATGCCCGCACTAAGAGCTGGGGCAATGGCCGTGTTACGGATATGAAGTCAGGGGCGCGGGTCGTCAGTGCACTCATTAAGAATGATGACACCATTAAGTACAAGTATCATGGTGCAAAGGCCCAGGTGGGTCGCGGCATGCTGGGCTTCCGTCAGATAGAAGTGGAAAGCGTGAATGGTGGTACTAAGATAGTCACGACCTATCGTCAGGATGGGGATTACCGGGGCAGCCCGGAGCGGGTTCAGACCTATGTGCGCTATGGTAGCGATACGTCTTCCGGTGGTGGTTCAGGTGGCGGCTCTGGCGGTGGTTCAGGTGGCGGCGGTGGCGGGCCTATTGACCCGTGTGAAGTATTTCCTGAAACTTGTAACTGTCGCTGGGAAGCAGACCGAGCCTGTGAGTTACCAAGAGTTGCACCGATAGAGACATTCAGTGCGGCAGAGGGTTTCAACGGTGCACTGGCGTCACCTGTGCGTTCAAACAGCGCCCAGTTTGCGACCATGAGTACGGCTTCTGTTAACACCAGTATCTGGCGTTTAAAATCAGACATGACCTCAAGTTATGGTCGTAAGCAGGAAACAAGCTTTGTCACTGCGAACAGCACTAAGCCTTATCTGGTATATCCATCTAAAACGATCACTAAGCGCTATAACACAGACGTCAGCAGTCTGACGCTGATATCAACCAAAACTAAAACCGTGTCTTCAGTAGACAGTTTCGGTAATCCAGTAAAACACAGCAGTGTGATTGATACGAAAAACGGTTATGCAAAGACGGAAAAAACGAATACGTATGGTTACAGCTATTATGGTGGCCGGGTTACCAAAACGGTAGAGACCAAGCGTTATCTGAACCGTTTGAATGGCACAAATAAAGGGAACTATCAGAATACCCACACCTCAACCTTTGCCTATGACAGCAAAGGACGGTTAATAAAGACCACTGCAGATAACGGTGTGGCGAAAAGCTATACCCTGAACAGTTATGGTCTGATCACTAAAGAAACCGTCTCTAAGTCAGGTTTACCCACCAAGACGCTGGAAACCTACTATGACAGTACTTACCGCTTGGTGACCGGTGAGAAGAACAGCCTCGGGCATCGCAGCACCATAGGTTATGATAGCCTGGGTCGCAAGTCTTATACCCAGACTGCCAATGGTCAGCGTACTTACTATACCTATAATAAACTGGGTCGTCTGACGGGAGAAGTTTCAACCCCGGCCGACAACACAAGCAAGACTGGCACTAAGGCGCTGAGCACTAGTCAGAGTAAATACTGGTGCACCAGTGGCTGTATCAGTGGGGCTGCTTATTACGAGGAAAGTGTCTCGGAAAGTGACCCAACGAGTCGCACTTACTATGATAAGTATGGCCGTGTTCTACGCGAATCTACTCTTTCAAGAAGTGGTACTTACACGCACGTGGACTCTATCTACGACACGAAAGGACGTAAATATAAAGAGTCCATGCCGTATTTCCACGGTGGCACGCCACTTTGGAATGTGTACAAATACGATAAGCAAAACCGGGTTGTGCAGGTCACTAAGGCCGATGGCTCTATCTGGAAAACCGAGTACAACGGCGAGAGTGTGACCACGGTTAACCCGTCCAATCATAAACATACCCAGCTGAAAAATACGATGGGCTTGCTGGTCAAAGTCACAGATGCAAACAGTAAGTCAGCTTATTACGAGTATGATGAAAAAGGTAAAACCCGTCTGTTAACGGGGCCTAAGGGCAATAAGATCCAGGTTAGTTATGATAAGTATGGTAACAAAACCCGGGTAATTGACCCGGATAAGGGAACGGTCAACTATAGTTATAATGCTTATCATCAGTTGACTCGCGAGTCAGACAGCAACGGTAATGTGATCACGTACCAATACGATGTGCTGGGACGCTCAAAAGAGGTGCAGCGTAAGCGCGGTAGTAAACTGGAACATCATGCGGTCAATACCTATGACAGTGGTGCGTATGCCAAGGGGATGATTGCGGTGACGACCGATAAGGTCACAGGATTTACCGAGCGCTTCTACTACGACAGTTTTGGTCGTACAAGAGAAAAGCATACGGTGATTGACGGCAGTACCTATAAGGAAATCTGGGCGTTCAATAATGCCGGTCAGCTATATAAAGAAACAGATGCTTCGGGCAAGTCAGTGACCTATCACTACAATGCGCACAAGCACCTGAGTTCCCTCAAAGACTTGCAGACTAACAGCACGGTCTGGCAGGCTTCGGCGGCGGATGCCTTCGGTAACATCACCACAGAGAAACTGGGCAGTCGCATTACCCGGACTAAGGTGTTCGATCAGAAGACCGGCTTGCTGACCAGTCTGAAGTCAACGGGCAGTGGCACGTTACAGAACTGGGCTTATAACTGGAGTAATCTGGGCAACCTGACCTATCGTCAGGACCATACGATTGGTAAGAAAGAAACGTTCGGGTATGACAGCCTGAACCGGGTTACCAGCAGTGCGATATCAGGGGGGCCGAGCACCACAATCAGCTATAATGAGCTGGGTAACATCACCTATAAAACAGGTGTGGGCCATTATCATTATCAGTCGAGCCGCCCCCATGCGGTGACGAAAGTCACGGGTGACAGAGCCAATACCTACCAGTACGATGCGGCAGGTAACATGGTGAAGGACAATGCCCGAGAGCTGGTATACAACACTTTCCACAAGCCGGTTTACATCAAAAAAGACAGCTACTGGATGGAGTTTGCCTACTCAGGTTCTGGTAAGCGTTATAAGCGTACTGAATTTGGTGGTGAAAAAGGTTTGCTGTTGCCTATCCTCAACGGGGATATCAGCACCTTTATTCCAATCGCACAGGAAACCCGTTATGTGGGTAATGTGGAGTTCGTTCGCTATGGTGGCCAGAGCACCTGGGTGAGCAAGCGCTACATTGCGGGCAAAGTACTTATTACCACAGTGAACAATCAGGCGACAACACGCTTTATGCTGGACGACCACCTGGGTTCAACGCATGTGATTGCGGATGCCAGTGGTAAGAAAGAGCAGGTGATGAGCTTTGATGTGTTTGGTGCACGTCGGAACGCGACCACCTGGGCGAGAGACTTCAGCGACCAGAATAAGTTCACCAGCAAACTGACACTACGTGGTTACACGGGTCATGAGCAGATGGATGAAGTGGGCCTGGTGCACATGGGCGGGCGTATTTACGACCCAATCCTGGGACGTTTCTTACAAGCAGACCCGATGGTGCAGGCGCCGAATAATATTCAGAACCTGAACCGCTACTCGTATGTAATGAATAACCCGCTGAATAAGACCGACCCCAGTGGATATATCTTTGCGACGATAGCAATTTGGGCACTGAATGCGGCAATCAGCCAGGGAATTATCACGGGTGTGACAGCGACTGTACTCAGTGGTTTGCTGACAGCCTATTCATACTATGGTTACGCAAAGCTGGCGGTGGGTATTATCCAGGCAGCGAATCAGGGCGGAACGGCACTGGCGAACTTTGCCGGCGGCTGGGCCAAAGGGTTTGCGAAAGGTCAGGCGGTTACCTGTATGCTGAATATGGCAGCCGGTGGAGGCTGTGTTGATGGGTTAGAGACTAAGCAGCAAGGTAATAGTCAGACAGATGGTAATACTGCCCAACAACAGCAAACCCGTTCGAGAAATAGCTCTGATGAGCAGCCTGTTAAGTATAACCGGGGTGGTAAAGAGCGTTTTAGTGATGATGTTATTAAGAAAATCAACACCGATATTAAGAATGCAGCTAAAAATCTGAAAAGTTATCGTGAGAGTGCCGAGTCGTACAGTGTAGATGATGCTGTAGGTGACTTTGCGTTTGAAATCGATACTATTGCTGAAAAGTATAATATTGAAATTGGCGCTATGATTACGGAGTCAAATGGTAAAGCTGTTATAGGTGAACTACAAACTCAATTTGAATCTGAAAGTGTTGGCCTGTCTGTTGTTTCTGGTGCTGTCGCTGATGTACACTCCCATGGCTCGTCTTTTTATCGTTTACTGAGCCCATCAGATATCCAGCAGACTACACGTAACACTTATATGACAGCGAGTGGCAGAATGATGGCTAAGTTTGACTATGACGGGTTTAAAGCTGCTGAAAAAGTGACTCCAGGGATCACTGAAAAAGGCTTCTTGTATGGTCATGATTACACTGACTGGGTAAAAAATGGCGATCAATATGTGGGTGATGATTACGAATGGTTAAACAAATAA